One segment of Tenrec ecaudatus isolate mTenEca1 chromosome 1, mTenEca1.hap1, whole genome shotgun sequence DNA contains the following:
- the FCAMR gene encoding high affinity immunoglobulin alpha and immunoglobulin mu Fc receptor, with protein MDEKKIFPGLFILMLIPPGMFEFIAAATANALKGPRLVSGEPGGAVTVTCHYAPTSVNRHQRKYWCRLGPPKWICRTIVSTNYYTHLRYHGRVTLEDFPRSSLFVVRLFQLSPTDEGCYRCGIGSRNDMLFFSVNLTVSTGLSSTVPTGTQAASELTRASLATTSPEANRWTSGTIQTGEGQRAGWDRVDPTPGTSETTASSKDRQPPEITMPVTPGTGSRVDVSVSATVPSPKFTVLSNTTDDIWVPGTRSSTANRAMVSEEGGRTMTPNTDGPIEETTSIRVALDATWKAVGTIRPSALTSKKWVWETFQEETSVSKPPALGDLEDATPAAGAWTFGTIIQEMATAEGSTKGDLVSTAEDSGLHATPSQATGVEPLRPRGTESSTER; from the exons ATGGAcgagaaaaaaatatttcctggTCTGTTCATCCTCATGCTCATCCCCCCAggcatgtttgagttcattgctgcagcta CTGCAAATGCTTTGAAGGGCCCGAGGCTGGTGTCTGGTGAGCCTGGGGGAGCTGTCACCGTCACGTGCCATTATGCTCCCACATCTGTCAACAGGCACCAGAGGAAATACTGGTGCCGCCTGGGTCCCCCGAAGTGGATCTGCCGCACCATTGTGTCCACCAACTACTACACCCACCTTCGGTACCATGGCCGAGTGACTTTAGAAGACTTTCCGCGGAGCAGCTTGTTTGTGGTGAGACTGTTCCAACTGTCTCCGACGGATGAGGGGTGCTACCGCTGTGGCATCGGAAGCAGGAATGACATGCTTTTCTTCAGTGTCAATCTGACTGTCTCTACAG GTCTTTCCAGCACCGTGCCCACAGGCACGCAGGCTGCTAGTGAGCTCACCAGGGCATCTTTGGCAACAACATCTCCAGAGGCCAACAGATGGACTTCAGGAACCATCCAGACTGGAGAAGGTCAGAGAGCAGGATGGGACAGAGTTGATCCAACTCCAGGAACCAGCGAAACAACAGCTTCCTCTAAGGACAGACAACCTCCAGAAATAACCATGCCAGTCACTCCGGGAACAGGCAGCAGGGTAGACGTGTCTGTCAGTGCCACAGTCCCGAGCCCAAAATTTACAGTCCTGTCAAATACAACAGACGACATTTGGGTGCCGGGTACCAGAAGCTCAACAGCTAACAGAGCTATGGTgagtgaggaaggggggaggacaATGACCCCCAACACTGATGGGCCCATAGAAGAGACGACAAGCATTCGTGTAGCATTGGATGCAACTTGGAAGGCTGTAGGCACCATCAGGCCATCAGCCCTGACCTCAAAGAAATGGGTGTGGGAAACCTTCCAAGAAGAAACATCCGTTTCTAAGCCACCAGCTCTGGGCGATCTTGAAGACGCTACCCCAGCTGCAGGTGCGTGGACCTTTGGGACCATCATCCAAGAGATGGCAACTGCCGAGGGGAGTACTAAAGGGGACTTGGTGTCTACTGCTGAGGACAGTGGTCTCCACGCAACACCAAGCCAGGCCACAGGAGTAGAGCCCCTGAGACCTCGTGGCACGGAGTCATCCACGGAGAGGTAA